A portion of the Limosilactobacillus reuteri genome contains these proteins:
- a CDS encoding adenylate kinase — protein MNLVLMGLPGAGKGTQAQKIVEEFPIPHISTGDIFRAAMKNETPMGIEAKKYIDKGELVPDEVTNGIVKERLAQDDTKDGFMLDGFPRNLNQAAALDEMLAESNRHLDAVINIHVEPDVLVERLSGRFICRNCGATYHKLYNAPKVEGTCDVCGHHEFYQRDDDKPETVKNRLDVNIKLNTPLVDYYQKKGVLHEINGEQDIDKVYEDIKKVLTNLN, from the coding sequence ATGAATCTTGTATTAATGGGTCTTCCAGGTGCCGGTAAAGGTACTCAAGCTCAAAAGATCGTTGAAGAGTTTCCAATTCCTCATATCTCAACTGGAGATATTTTTCGGGCAGCCATGAAGAATGAAACTCCCATGGGAATTGAAGCTAAGAAATATATTGATAAAGGTGAACTTGTTCCGGATGAAGTTACTAACGGTATCGTTAAGGAACGGTTAGCTCAAGATGATACTAAAGATGGCTTTATGCTGGATGGATTTCCTCGTAATCTTAACCAAGCAGCAGCTTTGGATGAGATGTTAGCAGAGAGTAATCGGCATCTTGATGCTGTGATCAATATTCACGTTGAACCGGATGTATTGGTAGAACGTTTAAGTGGACGTTTTATTTGTCGTAACTGTGGAGCAACATATCATAAACTTTATAACGCTCCTAAAGTTGAAGGCACATGTGACGTTTGTGGTCATCATGAATTTTATCAGCGTGATGATGATAAGCCTGAAACGGTTAAGAATCGTCTAGATGTTAATATTAAGTTGAACACACCACTGGTAGACTATTACCAAAAGAAAGGTGTTTTGCACGAAATTAATGGTGAACAAGATATCGATAAAGTTTACGAAGATATCAAGAAAGTATTAACAAACCTAAACTAG
- the secY gene encoding preprotein translocase subunit SecY gives MFTAVKNAFKVKDIRKKIFFTLFVLIVYRIGAAITVPGVNAAALQEISSTGLASILNTFSGGGLENYSLFAMGVSPYITAQIVVQLLQMDIVPRFVEWSKQGEVGRRKLNQATRWLTIVLGFIQSIGITAGFNALSTIRLVNHPGVQTYLTIGLILTAGTMFATWMGDMITERGLGNGVSMLIFAGIVAQMPGGIRQLWDDQIAGESGSALWMGIGFVTLVIVAILIIVAFVTWVQQAERRLPIQYTRRTTTSPSSSYLPLKINVSGVIPVIFAGSFISTPQTILMAFQQNHGGDSWYQIMTTIFNMQSGPGIALYVFLIVVFTFFYAFVQVNPEKLAENLQKQGSYISGVRPGKGTQDYISSLLMRLSTVGSLFLGLISLIPLIASNVWNLSQSIGLGGTSLLIIVQIALDVVRQLNGLTMKREYIGFIREPKGGND, from the coding sequence TTGTTCACAGCCGTCAAAAATGCATTCAAGGTAAAAGATATCCGTAAAAAGATTTTCTTTACATTGTTTGTATTGATTGTCTATCGGATTGGGGCAGCGATTACCGTTCCTGGAGTTAACGCTGCTGCTTTGCAGGAAATCTCCTCAACCGGTTTAGCATCAATCCTCAATACCTTTAGTGGTGGTGGATTGGAGAATTACTCTTTATTTGCAATGGGAGTGTCTCCATATATTACTGCGCAAATTGTTGTTCAACTATTACAAATGGATATTGTTCCGCGTTTTGTTGAATGGAGTAAACAAGGAGAAGTAGGACGGCGAAAACTTAATCAAGCAACCCGATGGTTAACGATTGTACTTGGATTTATTCAATCAATCGGTATTACCGCCGGGTTTAATGCATTGAGTACTATTCGTTTGGTTAATCACCCTGGTGTTCAAACGTATTTAACAATCGGTTTAATTTTAACTGCAGGTACAATGTTTGCTACTTGGATGGGAGACATGATTACTGAACGTGGCTTGGGTAATGGTGTTTCCATGTTAATTTTTGCTGGTATTGTTGCGCAAATGCCAGGTGGAATTCGTCAGTTATGGGATGACCAAATTGCTGGTGAATCTGGTTCTGCTTTGTGGATGGGAATTGGATTTGTTACTCTTGTTATTGTTGCAATTTTAATTATTGTAGCGTTTGTTACATGGGTCCAACAGGCGGAAAGACGTCTACCAATTCAATACACAAGACGGACCACTACTTCACCATCCAGTAGTTATCTTCCCTTGAAGATTAACGTATCAGGTGTTATTCCTGTTATTTTTGCTGGTTCTTTTATCTCAACCCCACAAACTATTCTTATGGCTTTCCAGCAAAACCATGGTGGGGATAGTTGGTATCAAATCATGACGACCATTTTTAACATGCAATCTGGTCCTGGGATCGCACTGTATGTATTTTTGATTGTTGTATTTACCTTTTTCTATGCCTTTGTTCAGGTTAACCCAGAAAAACTTGCTGAGAATTTACAAAAGCAAGGAAGTTATATTTCTGGAGTACGTCCTGGAAAGGGTACACAAGACTATATTTCTTCATTGTTAATGCGATTGAGTACAGTAGGTTCATTATTCTTAGGATTAATCTCCTTAATTCCGTTAATTGCAAGTAACGTATGGAACCTAAGTCAGTCAATTGGGTTAGGTGGTACAAGCTTACTGATTATCGTACAAATTGCTTTAGATGTTGTTCGACAGTTAAACGGACTAACAATGAAGCGCGAATATATTGGATTTATTCGAGAACCTAAAGGAGGAAATGACTAA
- the rplO gene encoding 50S ribosomal protein L15: MKLNELKPAAGSRSKRLRKGRGLSSGHGFTSGRGTKGQKAHGKTRLGFEGGQMPLYRQIPKRGFTNINRKEYAIVNLASLNKFDDGTEVTPQLLMESGLVKNLKSGIKILGSGKLEKKLTVKANKFSASAVSAIEAAGGKTEVM; this comes from the coding sequence ATGAAGTTAAACGAATTGAAGCCAGCTGCTGGTTCTCGTTCTAAGCGTCTTCGTAAGGGTCGTGGACTTTCATCAGGACACGGTTTTACATCTGGACGTGGTACTAAAGGGCAAAAGGCTCATGGAAAGACCCGTTTAGGATTTGAAGGGGGTCAAATGCCACTTTACCGGCAAATTCCAAAGCGTGGATTTACCAACATTAACCGGAAAGAATACGCAATTGTTAACTTGGCATCATTAAACAAGTTTGATGATGGTACAGAAGTTACTCCACAATTATTGATGGAAAGTGGCTTAGTTAAGAACTTGAAGAGCGGCATCAAGATTCTTGGTAGCGGTAAGCTTGAAAAGAAATTAACTGTTAAGGCTAATAAGTTTTCTGCTTCTGCAGTTTCTGCAATTGAAGCTGCCGGTGGTAAAACTGAGGTGATGTAG
- the rpmD gene encoding 50S ribosomal protein L30 yields MAQVKVTLIHSVAHRQPTQRRTVKALGLGKINSSVILPDNAATRGQIFKIAHLVSVEEVK; encoded by the coding sequence ATGGCTCAAGTAAAAGTTACCTTAATTCACAGTGTTGCCCACCGACAACCTACTCAACGTCGTACTGTTAAGGCATTGGGATTAGGTAAGATCAATAGCTCAGTTATCTTACCAGATAATGCGGCAACACGCGGTCAAATTTTTAAGATCGCTCACTTGGTTTCTGTTGAAGAAGTTAAGTAA
- the rpsE gene encoding 30S ribosomal protein S5, with protein sequence MASSEFIDPAKLDLDDQVVAINRITKVVKGGRRMRFAALVIVGDRKGHVGFGTGKAQEVPEAIRKAQAAAEKNLITVPIVGTTIPHEVIGVYGGGKIMLKPAVEGSGVAAGGAVRNVMDLAGVADVTSKRLGSNTPINVVRATFEGLKQLKNAEEVAKLRGVSVDHLAE encoded by the coding sequence ATGGCATCATCAGAATTCATTGATCCAGCAAAGTTGGATTTAGACGATCAAGTTGTAGCCATCAACCGGATTACTAAGGTTGTAAAGGGTGGACGCCGTATGCGTTTTGCTGCTTTAGTAATTGTTGGTGACCGTAAAGGTCATGTTGGTTTTGGTACTGGTAAGGCTCAAGAAGTTCCAGAAGCTATTCGTAAAGCTCAAGCAGCTGCTGAAAAGAACTTGATTACTGTTCCTATCGTTGGAACTACTATTCCACACGAAGTTATTGGTGTATACGGCGGTGGAAAGATCATGTTAAAGCCAGCGGTTGAAGGTTCTGGAGTTGCTGCCGGTGGTGCGGTTCGTAATGTTATGGACCTTGCCGGTGTTGCGGACGTTACTTCTAAACGTCTTGGCTCTAACACACCTATTAACGTTGTTCGTGCAACGTTTGAAGGTTTGAAGCAATTAAAGAACGCTGAAGAAGTTGCAAAGTTACGTGGTGTTTCAGTAGACCACTTAGCAGAATAA
- the rplR gene encoding 50S ribosomal protein L18, translating into MISKPDKNKIRQRRHLRVRGKISGTAERPRLSVYRSNKNIYAQLIDDVKGVTLASASTNDSEVSGKTKTEQASGVGALIAKRANEKNITEVVFDRGGYLYHGRVQALAEAARENGLKF; encoded by the coding sequence GTGATTTCTAAACCAGACAAGAACAAGATCCGTCAACGTCGTCATTTACGCGTTCGCGGTAAGATTTCTGGTACTGCGGAGCGCCCACGCTTAAGTGTTTACCGTTCAAACAAAAACATTTACGCTCAATTAATTGATGACGTAAAGGGTGTGACGCTCGCAAGTGCCTCCACAAATGATAGTGAAGTAAGTGGAAAGACTAAGACTGAACAAGCTAGTGGTGTAGGAGCATTAATTGCTAAACGCGCTAACGAAAAGAACATTACTGAAGTTGTGTTTGATCGTGGTGGATACCTTTACCATGGACGTGTTCAAGCTTTGGCTGAAGCTGCTCGCGAAAACGGACTTAAATTCTAA
- the rplF gene encoding 50S ribosomal protein L6 codes for MSRIGYKEIDLPSGVEIFQDGNVVTVKGPKGTLSREISPLIKMTIDGNVVKFDRDADTNKLKMLHGTTRANVNNMVEGVVNGYKKVLKLVGVGYRAQLKGNKLILTVGYSNPVEMDKPEDVEINVPDNTTIELSSINKEHLGNFAAEVRAVRSPEPYKGKGIRYENEHIIRKEGKTGK; via the coding sequence ATGAGTCGTATTGGTTACAAAGAAATTGATTTGCCAAGTGGTGTTGAAATTTTTCAAGATGGTAATGTAGTTACTGTTAAAGGTCCTAAGGGTACTTTATCTCGTGAAATTTCACCATTAATCAAAATGACTATTGATGGTAACGTTGTAAAGTTTGATCGTGATGCTGATACTAATAAGTTAAAGATGTTACACGGAACTACTCGTGCTAATGTTAACAACATGGTTGAAGGTGTTGTTAATGGTTACAAGAAGGTTCTTAAGCTTGTCGGTGTTGGTTACCGTGCTCAACTCAAAGGTAACAAGTTGATTTTAACTGTTGGTTACTCAAACCCAGTTGAAATGGATAAGCCAGAAGATGTTGAAATTAACGTACCTGACAATACTACTATCGAATTAAGCTCAATTAACAAGGAACACCTTGGGAATTTTGCTGCTGAAGTTCGTGCTGTACGTTCACCTGAACCATACAAAGGTAAGGGTATTCGTTACGAAAACGAACACATTATCCGTAAGGAAGGTAAGACTGGTAAGTAA
- the rpsH gene encoding 30S ribosomal protein S8, whose protein sequence is MSMSDPIADFLTRIRNANMAQHESVEAPASKMKKDIAEILKNEGFIRDVEYVDDNKQGIIRVFLKYGNDGQRVISGLKRISKPGLRTYVKSDAVPKVLNGLGIAIISTSEGVVTDKVARAKKIGGEVIAYVW, encoded by the coding sequence ATGTCTATGAGTGATCCAATTGCAGATTTCTTAACTCGTATTCGTAATGCTAACATGGCTCAACACGAATCAGTAGAAGCACCTGCATCAAAGATGAAGAAGGACATCGCTGAAATCTTAAAAAACGAAGGTTTCATTCGCGATGTTGAATACGTTGATGATAACAAGCAAGGCATCATCCGTGTGTTCTTAAAGTACGGTAATGACGGTCAACGTGTTATTTCTGGCTTAAAGCGTATTTCTAAGCCTGGTTTACGTACATACGTTAAGTCAGATGCTGTGCCTAAGGTTCTTAACGGATTAGGTATTGCTATCATTTCAACATCTGAAGGTGTTGTTACTGATAAAGTTGCTCGTGCCAAGAAAATTGGTGGCGAAGTTATCGCTTACGTTTGGTAA
- a CDS encoding type Z 30S ribosomal protein S14: MAKKSMIAKCNRPAKFSSREYTRCARCGRPHSVYRKFHLCRICLRELAHKGQIPGLKKASW, encoded by the coding sequence TTGGCTAAAAAATCAATGATTGCTAAGTGCAACCGTCCAGCTAAGTTCTCAAGTCGTGAATACACGCGTTGTGCACGTTGTGGACGTCCGCACTCTGTTTACCGTAAATTCCACCTATGCCGGATTTGCTTACGAGAACTTGCCCACAAAGGACAAATTCCTGGTTTGAAGAAGGCTAGCTGGTAA
- the rplE gene encoding 50S ribosomal protein L5: protein MENRLKAKYENEIRPALIEKFNYSSVMQAPKIDKIVLNMGVGDATTNSKNLDEAVEELGLISGQKPLITKAKKSIAGFRLREGMSIGAKVTLRGERMYDFLDKLVNVALPRVRDFHGVSNKAFDGRGNYTLGIHEQLIFPEIDYDKVNRVRGLDVVIVTTAQTDEESRELLAQLGMPFAK, encoded by the coding sequence ATGGAAAACCGTTTGAAAGCTAAATATGAAAATGAAATTCGTCCAGCATTGATTGAAAAGTTTAACTACTCTTCAGTTATGCAAGCACCAAAGATTGACAAAATCGTTTTAAACATGGGTGTTGGTGATGCAACTACTAACTCCAAGAATCTTGACGAAGCTGTTGAAGAACTCGGCTTGATTTCTGGTCAAAAACCTTTAATTACTAAGGCAAAGAAATCAATCGCTGGTTTCCGTCTTCGTGAAGGTATGTCAATTGGTGCTAAGGTAACCTTACGTGGTGAACGTATGTATGATTTCTTAGATAAATTAGTTAATGTGGCATTGCCACGGGTTCGTGATTTCCATGGTGTAAGTAACAAGGCATTTGATGGTCGTGGTAACTACACTCTTGGTATCCATGAACAATTAATTTTCCCAGAAATTGATTATGATAAAGTTAACCGAGTTCGTGGTTTAGATGTTGTTATTGTAACAACTGCACAAACTGACGAAGAATCCCGCGAATTACTTGCTCAACTCGGTATGCCGTTTGCTAAATAA